The proteins below are encoded in one region of Eulemur rufifrons isolate Redbay chromosome 2, OSU_ERuf_1, whole genome shotgun sequence:
- the CHURC1 gene encoding protein Churchill isoform X1, with the protein MCGDCVEKEYPNRGNTCLENGSFLLNFTGCAVCSKRDFMLITNKSSKEEDGEEIVTYDHLCKNCHHVIARHEYTFSIMDEFQEYTMLCLLCGKAEDTISILPDDPRQMTLLF; encoded by the exons ATGTGTGGGGACTGTGTGGAGAAGGAATATCCCAACCGG GGCAACACCTGCCTAGAGAATGGATCTTTCTTGCTGAACTTTACAGGCTGTGCAGTGTGCAGTAAGCGGGATTTTATGCTGATCACAAACAAATCCTCGAAAgaagaagatggagaagaaatAGTAACCTATGATC ATCTGTGTAAGAACTGTCATCACGTAATAGCCAGGCATGAGTATACCTTCAGTATCATGGATGAATTTCAG gaGTATACCATGCTGTGTCTGCTATGTGGCAAAGCCGAAGATACCATCAGTATTCTCCCTGATGACCCCCGACAAATGACTCTGTTATTCTAA
- the CHURC1 gene encoding protein Churchill isoform X2 yields MCGDCVEKEYPNRGNTCLENGSFLLNFTGCAVCSKRDFMLITNKSSKEEDGEEIVTYDPDLCKNCHHVIARHEYTFSIMDEFQEYTMLCLLCGKAEDTISILPDDPRQMTLLF; encoded by the exons ATGTGTGGGGACTGTGTGGAGAAGGAATATCCCAACCGG GGCAACACCTGCCTAGAGAATGGATCTTTCTTGCTGAACTTTACAGGCTGTGCAGTGTGCAGTAAGCGGGATTTTATGCTGATCACAAACAAATCCTCGAAAgaagaagatggagaagaaatAGTAACCTATGATC CAGATCTGTGTAAGAACTGTCATCACGTAATAGCCAGGCATGAGTATACCTTCAGTATCATGGATGAATTTCAG gaGTATACCATGCTGTGTCTGCTATGTGGCAAAGCCGAAGATACCATCAGTATTCTCCCTGATGACCCCCGACAAATGACTCTGTTATTCTAA
- the GPX2 gene encoding glutathione peroxidase 2, translating into MAHIAKSFYDLSAISLDGEKVDFNTFRGRAVLIENVASLUGTTTRDFTQLNELQCRFPRRLVVLGFPCNQFGHQENCQNEEILNSLKYVRPGGGYQPTFTLVQKCEVNGQNEHPVFAYLKDKLPYPYDDPFSLMTDPKFIIWSPVRRSDVAWNFEKFLIGPEGEPFRRYSRTFPTINIEPDIRRLLKVAI; encoded by the exons ATGGCTCATATCGCCAAGTCTTTCTACGACCTCAGTGCCATCAGCCTGGATGGCGAGAAGGTAGATTTCAATACGTTCCGAGGCAGGGCAGTATTGATTGAGAACGTGGCTTCCCTCTGAGGCACCACCACCCGGGACTTCACCCAGCTCAACGAGCTGCAATGCCGCTTTCCCAGGCGCCTGGTGGTTCTTGGCTTCCCTTGCAACCAATTTGGACATCAG GAGAACTGTCAAAATGAGGAGATCCTGAACAGTCTCAAGTATGTCCGCCCTGGGGGTGGATACCAGCCCACCTTTACCCTTGTCCAAAAGTGTGAGGTGAATGGGCAGAACGAGCATCCTGTCTTCGCCTACCTGAAGGACAAGCTCCCCTACCCTTACGATGACCCGTTTTCCCTCATGACTGATCCCAAGTTCATCATTTGGAGCCCGGTGCGCCGCTCAGATGTGGCCTGGAACTTCGAGAAGTTCCTCATAGGGCCGGAGGGGGAGCCCTTCCGACGCTACAGCCGCACCTTCCCCACCATCAACATTGAGCCTGACATCAGGCGCCTCCTCAAAGTGGCCATATAG